TTAAACACTGTATTCAGCACACAATCTAGGTTAGAAACATATCGGATGTCTCTGAGTGGAGCTGAAGGGAGATAGTTCATCACTTCCAGCAATGTTGAGACAAAAGGGTGAGTGAATCCAACACGACTGAGGCCGTGCCCAGGTGGGCTAGTGACACACTTCCCTGTAGATGTGACACATGCTATTGTGCATGCATACGGAACTCGCTTGTTTAGAACACAAAACGATATTGTTCTACAGAAACACATTTGATGGACTGCTAAAGGAGTGAACACCGTGATAATCACGGGGACACTGAGGACTTCTGAAATGTCTCTGCCACTGCTTACTGGTACTATGTTAACTGTATGATTTTTTTGAgcttgtgcgcacacacacacacacacacactctaggctAGAAATGGACAGGATCTAACATTTGTAGAGATGAGAGATCGTTTTCACCAGAATGAACAAGTTTGTGAATGGTTTTAACACGAGTATTGGATTGATTCTGTTTGCTGAAAGACCTGATTTGATTCAATAGTTCTTTGGTGTATAGccttttaataataataaataaaataaaaataatagttGCCAACTTCCTCTCTTAAGTCAATTAATCATATAAATGACACTAATTTGTTGACTGaaacaaacatgacattaaCGTGATCCAATGTCCTGCTTTTGACTTGTTTGTAAACTATGCATAAACATCTAAGGTTAGGCTGAAGTCTGGCTTAAAACATAGGACCTGCTACACATCATCCAAACCGTACCATACCTTTGTTTCGTCTACCATCTCGCTGATATCATCCAGAACGGGTCCGTTGGGTGCAAAGAACCCCCAACGATAGTGCACACCCTTGGTTAAGTGCTGGGGACACACAGAAGAGACACATTTGTAGAATTTTCTACATTGTAGAAACACACCTATTTACTCCAGTGTGTTTCCCTCTTTTTAGTGTGGCTAAATAAACACTGCCGGTCCAACTCCGCACCTCAGTCTCTGCCGACCTTCAGACAAGGTcagaaaacaaacagacagctgTCAGTATTGACAATGACAAACACCTTCACGGCACACTTCAAAGGCCTAAACCAAACACTGTATGTTACACAATTATGTTATGCTTTGACCTTGCTATGACCCCCTAGGGGGTTCAGCCCTTATGGGGTGCGTACCCTTAGTAAAGGTAGAGCAACATGTATTATATAATGATGTCTTGGGACACTATGTAAGAATGGATCTAATTTGCCTACCCTAAAGGTAATTTGCAGTTGCTGTGGCTCTGCCATGTGCTTATTTTCCAAGTCAAATTGGCTTTAAAAATAGATAAGATGGGTGAGATGGGTGTAAACTTTCTTTGGCAGACCTCTCAAACCCACAACAGCATCTGTAACATTCGGTGTGTTAATGGTGTAGATGGGAAACAACCCCCAAAAAGAAGTAGAAATaaaaaccaaacacacaaaatgTGTGGTTACCTTCAAGCCCTTACACAACACAGTAGCTCCGGTCTGGAGCATTCCATCGGCGATGCCCAGTAAATCGGTGTTCTGGAGAAAAGGCGTTACCAAAGTGACATATTTGGCGCCGCACCAGGGCTTGAGCAGATCCAGAGCCCAGCGCTCCGTGTCCCCTCCTATGTTGTCTAGGATCAAGTCGAAcctgaggaagagaaaaagagacagataagagaggggggaacagtGGGAGGAAGAAAAATACATAGTGGAGAGTGGTGAGGAATGGAGCAAAAGATAGGGACAAGTGAAGGGGGGGGAAACAAAAAAGGGAGAAGGTTcgagagatagaaagggagggagagaaggaaagagcgagaaggagagagtatgggagacatggggagagagggtaCCAAAGgcacagggtagagagagattgGTCAATAGAGGAGCACCagaaaatatatgtttgtgtgcatgtgttctcGGCTCACTTCTCCAGTGCTTTAAGGGGCACTTCCACAGGGCCAGCAGTGTAGTCTATCACATGATCAGCTCCCAGTCCCCTCACCAGCCTCTGAGCATTCATAGAGCAGGTCACCGTCACATGTGCACCCCAGGCCTTTACCAACTgagaaatacagtacatttagtatAATGCATTTAGGAGAACATTCACGCACAAAACTAATGATGTCCCTTATTTGAAAGACTTAAAACCAGAAACCTTTTCACTTGTAAATGAAATGTTAACAATACTGTGTCATGCGAGTTTGACACTTTAAtttaagaagaagaagaagtaacCTTTACTGGTCATGGAGTGTGAAACTCACACCCAGACAAGGAGTGCTGGAGCTGGGTCAGAATGACAACCTGTGTTACCTGACCCCCATAGACAGACTATGTTTCCAAGTTCAGCCCTACAGCTCTACATGACAACATTTCTATAATGTCACTGAATACGGTGTGCCCTGTTTACTTGGCTGAAACACTATGAATGCATTTAGTATTgtattttactgtgtgtgtataggactGTTATATTTATGAAATGAATAGGATTACCGGTATGTGTGAATGGTAGGTTAGAAAGGTACAGTGCACTGATGTAAAGTGTGTATCCaactacactgtgtgtgtttgtgtgtgtgtgtgtgtgtgtcacctgtatgGCAAATGTCCCTACCCCACCGGATCCTCCAAGAATCAGAATGCTGTATAAAGGAAGAGAATAGACTCAAAATCACTATGAAATATGAGGTTCTTTTCAAAATCCATTCAAGTATTCAATATCCTCggaaatcgggctattaatcagaaggttgccgttcgattcccggacttgcaaaattacgttgtgtcctcgggcaaggcacttcaccctacttgcctcggggggaatgtccctgtagtttTACAGGGACATGcccctgtactgtaagtcgctctggataagagcgtctgcaaaatgactaaatctaaatcCTATAACAACTGGTCCATCACCGAAGCTCTACTTCATCTACTTTAAATGACTGTTGGTGTGCCTGTCCAATACAAGTGTTAGGCCTCATTTCCAAAGTGTTATCAATGACTACAGTTCAAGCGTATCCAAGTACTCATTACCAACAGGTCTAACTCAAAGCGAACTCAAAGGGATTACTGGTTGTAAACAGAGGGGCAAACCTTGGATgaatgagaagagaaaagaggttTAAGGTGGGTAGAAACAGAACCAAAtgacacgtgtatgtgtgtctgatcGTGTCTGTATCTTCGTGTGACACTATGTACACAAGTGCAGGTGCATCTCTGACGCCCTTGGACGAAGATCCACAAGGTCACCTACCGCTTCCCAGCACAGTTGTCTTTGTTGAGCCCTCCCGTGTTGACAATGGCGGACCAGGCCGTGGCTGCTACGTAGGGCACAGCTGCCGCCTCCGTGTGGCTGAGCGACTTTGGCTTACGGCCCACCTGGCACGGACACAAAATGGCCGCCAGTTACGATAACAAACCGTGGCTGGAGCCGTTGCTGTGTGCAACTGTCGAGTCAACATAATTGTGGATTGTGCATAACAGTGCCAACTATACTACTCATTCCAAATACGGTTACTTTAACGTGGATTTGTGTATTACGTATTATTAGAACAAGGCAGAATGTGAATGTGCTCTAATCTATAACAAATGTGTTTGCCATTTAAGATTGTAGACGTATGAGTATAGGTTGGTACCTCATTGGCACTTAgcactacaaactctgccaagCTTCCTTGCTTCCATGGTGGAATGGCTGCCCACACCTAGGGTCAAAACAAATCATGACAAAGGCATGAACAACACCTTCATGATGTTACATAATACATTATTggctggctgagcggtgagggagtcggactagtaatccgaaggttgccagttcgattcccagtcatgccaactgacgttgtgtccttgggcaaggcacttcacccaacttgcctcgggggaatgtccctgtacttactgtaagtcgctctggataagagcgtctgctaaatgactaaatgtaaatgtaaatgtaaatctatttATTCCATGGCACATAGAATGTACTGTTTGGAGAAGTAGGCTGCCACATTTCGGGGAAGTGCATTTCATTCCACTCCCATTTGAAAGCTGTTTTACCTGTTACCAAATGAGAAGATTGTCTTTTGTTGACACTGTGGTTGCCCGGTTGGCCCAGGGGTGGTTTGATTATGCAAGGTTATGCAATGTCGTGCTCCTCATATTGGCAACTCAAGT
The Osmerus mordax isolate fOsmMor3 chromosome 9, fOsmMor3.pri, whole genome shotgun sequence genome window above contains:
- the rtn4ip1 gene encoding reticulon-4-interacting protein 1 homolog, mitochondrial; this translates as MQNRMQNLIGVACSRWLRCFNRTHCVTTLISSGQERWFSTTKSRMTIMPAWVIDKYGNNKVLRFTKNASFPIIHYPNEVIVKVYAAGLNPIDVSMRGGYGAATLAMKRDPLNLNQTGSEFPLILGRDVSGVIMECGLDVAYFKEGDEVWAAIPPWKQGSLAEFVVLSANEVGRKPKSLSHTEAAAVPYVAATAWSAIVNTGGLNKDNCAGKRILILGGSGGVGTFAIQLVKAWGAHVTVTCSMNAQRLVRGLGADHVIDYTAGPVEVPLKALEKFDLILDNIGGDTERWALDLLKPWCGAKYVTLVTPFLQNTDLLGIADGMLQTGATVLCKGLKHLTKGVHYRWGFFAPNGPVLDDISEMVDETKIRAVVDEEFAFSQVPQAFQKMEKGHARGKTVIRISSGDSV